The segment CCAGGCGGGGCACTTAATGCGTTAGCTACGGCACAGCGGGAGTGGATACCCGCCACACCTAGTGCCCACCGTTTACAGCGTGGACTACCAGGGTATCTAATCCTGTTTGCTCCCCACGCTTTCGCGCCTCAGCGTCAGTATCGGTCCAGGAAGTCGCCTTCGCCACCGGTGTTCCTCCTGATATCTACGGATTTCACCCCTACACCAGGAATTCCACTTCCCCCTCCCGTACTCAAGTCCGGCAGTTTCGGATGCACTTCCCGAGTTGAGCCCGGGGCTTTCACACCCGACTTACCGAACCGCCTACGCGCCCTTTACGCCCAATGATTCCGAACAACGCTTGCACCCTCCGTATTACCGCGGCTGCTGGCACGGAGTTGGCCGGTGCTTCCTTTGGTGGTACCGTCAGGCCGAAGAGCTATTCACCCTTCGACGTTTCTTCCCACCCGACAGAGCTTTACGACCCGAAGGCCTTCATCACTCACGCGGCGTTGCTGCGTCAGGGTTTCCCCCATTGCGCAAAATTCCTCACTGCTGCCTCCCGTAGGAGTCTGGCCCGTGTTTCAGTGCCAGTGTGGCTGATCATCCTCTCAGACCAGCTACCCATCGTCGCCTTGGTAGGCCATTACCCCACCAACTAGCTAATGGGACGCGGGCTCATCTCTGTGCGGCAGGTCCACCGAAGCAGATCCCCGCCTTTCATCTTGGGAGCCGAGGCCCCCAAGACAATATCCGGTATTAGCCCGCCTTTCGGCGAGTTATCCCAGTCACAAAGGTAGATTACCCACGCGTTACTCACCCGTGCGCCACTTTACTCATCCGCCGAAGCGGACTTTCTCGTACGACTTGCATGTGTTAGGCACGCCGCCAGCGTTCGTTCTGAGCCAGGATCAAACTCTCCAGTTGAACCTGTTCGAAACGACCCGCTAACAGGTCGTTACGGAATCACGGAATGCCTCGCGTATTTTGACGGCTATTCGGTTTTCAAAGATCCATGGTCCGAGACCATAAAAAGGGGAAAAAAATCCTTTTTCCTCCCCGCCGGGGAGGGTCTCTTTCCCGCCCCCGTGATGTTCACAATGACAATTATAAACGCTCTTTTTTCCCTGTCAACCCCAAAAAAACATCAAACCAAATTTTTTTTACCTGCAACCGTAACCCTGTGATATCTTTTCTTGCCCTTCCTTAGCAGCAGACCCTGGGGCCCCATATGCTCCAGGCCCAGTCTCTCTTCGGGAGAGCAGATCCTCTCCTCTCCCCGGTAAGCTCCTCCCTGATTTATCAAACGCCTGGCCTCCCCCTTGGAAGAGCATAGCCCTACCTCCACCAGGAGTTCACAGGCCGGTATTCCCAAAGCCAATCTTTCCTCAGGTAACTCGCTGGTGGGGATGGAACTGAGGTCTGCTTCTTGGGATCTCCTGGGCACATTGCTTGTAGGCAAAAGTTCCGAAGGAATCTCCCTCAACCCAAAGACCCCGCTGGCCTTGTGAGCCTCCAAAGCAGCCTCCTCACCGTGGGCCAACCTGGTGGCCTCATAGGCCAAGATGGATTTGGCCGGATTCATTTCGCTTCCCCGCAGACCTTCCACCTCTGAAATCTCCTCCAGAGGAAGCAGGGTAAAAAGCTTCAGAAAACGCACCAAATCCTCATCTTCTGTGTTTATCCAAAACTGATAGTAATCATAGGGAGAGGTCCTTTGCGAATCCAGCCACACCGTGCCCTTCTCTGTCTTGCCCATCTTGCGGCCTGAACTTGTCTCCAGCAGGGGAAAGGTTATCCCGTAAGCCTTTTTCCCACCCTCCATCTTTCTTATCAACTCAATGCCGGCCACTATGTTTCCCCACTGATCGCTTCCTCCCATTTGTATCGTGCAATTGTGGTTTACGAAAAGATACCAGAAATCATATGCCTGAAGCAGCATGTAGTTGAATTCAATGAAGGATAGCCCCCTTTCCAGCCCTCGACGAATGGACTCGGCAGCAAGCATCCTGTTGACGCTGAAGTGCCTTCCAAAATCCCTCAAAAACTCTATATAATTCAACTTGGTCAGCCATTGGGCGTTGTTGAGCAGCAAGGCCCTGTCCTGTTCAAAGCTCAGGAATCTGGCCAGCTGCCTCTTGAGACCCTCGGCATTCATCTCTATCTCTTCCTTAGACAGTAACTTGCGCATCTCTGTTTTGCCGCTGGGATCCCCTATGAGCCCGGTGCCCCCTCCCACAAGAGCAATGGGCCTGTGCCCAAATCTTTGCATGTGCATCAATGCCATTATGGGCACTAGGCTGCCAGCATGAAGGCTTGCGGAGGTAGGATCAAAACCTATGTAACAAGTGGTGGGTCTTTCCAACAGATCCCTCAGAGCATCCTTCTCCTCGGGACTTTCGGCCGTCAACTGATGGATGAACCCTCTCTGCTCCAGCACGTCCAACACGTTCATGGGAGTTTCAGATCCTTCCAAATGATCAACGGGGGGCTAAAGAACGAAGAGCCCTTTCCAGAGCTCGTTGCGTCTCAGCATCAGGGGCAATTGTCAGGGCCTTCTCAAAAGACTCCCTGGCCTCTGCACTGCGGCCCAGATGCTGGAGGCAAACACCTTGATGATAGTAAGCTCCTGCAAGGGAAGTACGATACTCCTTTAGCTCCTCCTGAGTGGCCTTACCAGGCTTGGGCTCCTGTTTCTCTAGTTGCACTCTTAGTTGTTGAAAAACTCCCAAAGCAGAACCATACTGACCTCTCTTTTGGTACAGAAGTCCCAAACGTCCATAAGGATCCAGGTATTGCCTCTTCAGCTCTATGGCCATCTCATAGTACTCGATGGCCTTGATCTCGTCGCCTTTTTCCTCATGCGCTCTGGCCAGATTATAATAAGCCATCTCTGGGGTGGCATAGTATAGATTCTCCAGGGCCTTTTGAAACATTGCTATGGCATCGTCCCAACGCTTTTGGCGCATATAAACAGTACCCAAGTTGTTGTAAGCCTCGGAATAATCCTTTTTCAATCTGATTGCTTCCTGATAATACTTGGCACCATCTTCCAATCGCTGAAAGTAATCCGCATACACCAAAGCAATCCTGAATTTCAGCTCGGCATTGTTGGGATCTAAGCTCTCAGCTTCCATATAACTTTGCATGGCAGCCCTAAAACGGCCCTCTCTTAGGTGCGCGTCTCCCATGGTCTTGAGG is part of the bacterium genome and harbors:
- the tyrS gene encoding tyrosine--tRNA ligase; amino-acid sequence: MNVLDVLEQRGFIHQLTAESPEEKDALRDLLERPTTCYIGFDPTSASLHAGSLVPIMALMHMQRFGHRPIALVGGGTGLIGDPSGKTEMRKLLSKEEIEMNAEGLKRQLARFLSFEQDRALLLNNAQWLTKLNYIEFLRDFGRHFSVNRMLAAESIRRGLERGLSFIEFNYMLLQAYDFWYLFVNHNCTIQMGGSDQWGNIVAGIELIRKMEGGKKAYGITFPLLETSSGRKMGKTEKGTVWLDSQRTSPYDYYQFWINTEDEDLVRFLKLFTLLPLEEISEVEGLRGSEMNPAKSILAYEATRLAHGEEAALEAHKASGVFGLREIPSELLPTSNVPRRSQEADLSSIPTSELPEERLALGIPACELLVEVGLCSSKGEARRLINQGGAYRGEERICSPEERLGLEHMGPQGLLLRKGKKRYHRVTVAGKKNLV
- a CDS encoding tetratricopeptide repeat protein, encoding MKALLHKCQGLIWAILLICLGAWGGCAPKEMESQTASAARVESLKTMGDAHLREGRFRAAMQSYMEAESLDPNNAELKFRIALVYADYFQRLEDGAKYYQEAIRLKKDYSEAYNNLGTVYMRQKRWDDAIAMFQKALENLYYATPEMAYYNLARAHEEKGDEIKAIEYYEMAIELKRQYLDPYGRLGLLYQKRGQYGSALGVFQQLRVQLEKQEPKPGKATQEELKEYRTSLAGAYYHQGVCLQHLGRSAEARESFEKALTIAPDAETQRALERALRSLAPR